The genomic stretch GGTGCCTTATAATTCCTTATCAAAGGCCACTTAATCCCATCGAAAAACGGGTGGCGTTTAATATCCGTTGCGCCCCTGGCGCACCCGAGCCTCCTCCTCGGATCCTTCACTAACAACTTCGCTATCAAGTCTCTCGCTTCAATCATTCCGACTTCCTCATTCTCCGCCACATTGAACTTAACATCGGCGTTAGACGCTATATTGCGCAGCGTGCTCTCTTTGTTACACCCCTTAAACGGTGTCGTACCGTATAAAAGCTCGTAGATAAAAACACCAAACGCCCACCAATCTACGCCATTGCCGTGGCCGTAGCCAGAAACAAGCTCCGGCGCTAAATACTCGTGCGTTCCAACGCACGACCGTGAGAATGCCGCGGTTGGTTCCGCGACAAACTCAGCGGTTACTCTTGATTTTGATTGTGATATGTTGTAACTGAAACAACTGTAAGTGGGGTCCATGTGAGGTTTATGATTGGCTGCAAATTCAAATGTGGGTGCAACATCAGCTTTGAAGCAGAGATCGAAATCTGAAAGCATGACGTGTCCGTCTTCACGTAGAAGGACATTCTCGGGTTTTAAGTCGCGGTAAACCACGCCGAGGGCGTGGAGATACTCGAGCGCGACGAGGATCTCCGCAGCGAAGAAACGCGCTGCGGAGAGTGTAAAGCGGTTTCCCGGTTGTTTACGGAGGAGAGAGTGGAGGTCTCCGCCGGGGCAGTAATCAATCAGGAGGCAGGAGTAGTGAGATACGTCGATACGCGCGTAGAGAGTCGGGAGAAAAGGATGATCGAGCATATGAAGGATTTCTGCTTCTGTTTCTGCGTGAGTTGATTTCTTGAGAGTGAGAAGGTCTTTATCAACAACTTTAAGAGCGAAATTTGCACCGTCGTAGTCGCGGAGACGGCAGAGGTAAACACGGCCGAGGTCTCCGGAGCCGAGGTGGCGGAGGAGTTTGATATGACGGAGGTGGAGACGGCCGTCGGAGGAGAGATTTGTTGCGGCCTTGATTGCGGTCCAGTTGGGATCAGAGCTACGGTGGGGGCGGCGTGTGATTGAGGAGGAAAGGGTGGCTCCAGCAGCGGCTGAGGCGGTGGAGAGACGGTCGTTGAAGCTGAGAGCGAGGCTGCTTGTGCGGGCTAAGCTGGTGCGAGCGCTGGAGGAGGTGAAGGTGCGGTCGGTGGTGGTGCTGGTGAAACTGAGGTCGAGGTCGGAGTCTGGTGGTGGAAACAAAAATGTTGGTTCTTCCATTACAAGTATGGTTTTGTTAATGAAATTGTTATTTACTATCTTGGTGtttggttttggttttttttatatataaaggaGAAGGAATTAAGGAAGAGAGTGAAGAGTGAAGATGGGTCCGAAGGTTCAATAAGTTGACCCAACTGGATTATTGAAAGAGACAGTATACAGATAGATGCAGAGGCTAGGTTGACCATCTCGGGGTAGtatatgaaatatttttaatttgaattattaaATAATGATCACTATAAGTAATAGAATTATTTAGAAGAATAAGGTGGAAAATGAACGAGAAAAAAGGGTGAGGATGATGGTCCCATGTGATATATAAGGTGGGGGCAATATATAAGAGTTTAAGTTCTTGAAGGGTTGGGACCTACATGGGAAGAAAGGGATTAGTGATGCTGTCTGCCACGTGGTTAACATTGGGCCTACATTGTCgttaaacctaattaaatattttatttttttcttcatttaaaTATGTTTCGTAAAGTCTTGGAAAAAATTGAGTAAGTGTGTAGTCGAAAGTGTAGACCTAAAACTTTGATATGTTTCGCACTAAAAATAAAGATAGGATAGGGCGTGCTCGTGAGCACCacagtttaaatttttttaaaaaaattatattaatatttgtgtTCGAAAAAATTCTAATAGAACGGGATGGAGTGAAATAGGGGCAGTTTTATAGTCCAGCAAGTATGGACATGCGTCCGAGCTCAACcacttattttttttgtattttctccAATCTAATAGTTGATTTtgaataaaattagtaaaaacaatgtgcgaaaattaaaacaaatgaataaCCAATGATGATCCAGTCTAATTAATCATTTTTGTTCAATCTGCTTAGAATTTTTGACTCGGATCAAAATAAATATGTTATAGGATGCATATTCGCTTGATCCGTTTTCCATcctattttgttataaattattattatttgagagTGGGCTATAATACATTgttcattattaataaattatggaGCTCACCTTCCGTAGGTAGCAATAGTATTAAAATTTCTGCTAATAATAATGGAGGCTGCAGAAAAATTATGAGCCTCCATCTCTTGTGATAAGAAAGATCCAACTGTTCTTCTTTAATGAGGGTTGAGTTAAATTTAAGAAATGTTAGTAATATTTAATGgcagaaataaataaattatttcaagGAATGGGTGATGTGATGATCCTTTGCCTAACTTGCACACTCTAGTCAACTCTTATTTATTTAGGGAATCTGATCTCCTCTAAAATTGTCGAAAAATAATCAAAATACTGTATTTATACAAATTTGTATTTGAGATATCCCAATAATGATAATTAATGCAAGGATAAACTAAGTTATTGAATTTgagatatttaataaaattgagggTTGGATTAGCGaataaatataaaatgttaaaaaatgatttcaaatttatattttaagttgttcaattaaaattttgaagtAAATATATGTAGTGAACTTTCTTCTCCAAGTGATCTTGGTTTTAGGCTGGTGGTGGGATGTATCCATAAACATTTCGATGTTTAAGTAAGTGACGGTTGTAAATGTGAAGTTTTATATTAGAATGATGTGTATTTGAGACTggctaaaattttaaaattttaggatTCTAGACCctaaaatcttttattcattacaATTGTCTTAAAACACAAATGTTAGAAGATCTTTTATGCATATGACTTGACAACATCTAAGGCATGTCAGTTCTAATCAAATGTCCTTTTAGAGTAGGCTTATCCAAAAATTCCAAAGTACTAGAAGCTTCTTTGCTGACACCTTTTCTAAGGGGTTAACATCGATGAACCTAATTATCTTGTATCATCCAATAACTCTTATATGCTTGACCACCCTTGATATGATACGAAGCAGGGGCATAACCACTTTTGTGGAACCAAGGCTCTTGGATATTTCCTTGAATGTGGATATTAACATATGTCTTATAATACATTTTTATGCATCTTAGTTTTATTCATGATATGGATAAAGGCAAAGTAATATGTTTTGAAAATGGAAGTAAGAGCCCTAATGTTTGGCGTCTTTCCTTTGCATAAGATACAAATATCATGTGCATAAAATATATGTGACGAAACTTAAAAAGCCTTGAACCTGTTATCAACTCGAGTCTACCAAAGCTAACCAGCTTCGAAATACCTCTATTGATGACATCTTCAactaagaagaagagaaaaggcgATAAAGAGTCACCCTGCCTAACTCTCCTGGAACATTGATGGAGATGGAAAGACTAGTAAAGTTAATAATTTTGCCAATCCATTAGCAGAGAATTAAGTTGAACCGAAAATTGTGAAACACTTTAAGGATGAAAGACCAATTTAAAGTATCAAAAGTGTTGGTGATGTCCACCTTCAAAACTATATTTCCTAAAAAAGACTTAAAATCAAGCAAGTTAATTTCCTCTAAAGAAAATAAGATACAATCCTTTATCTTTCTACCTTGTATGAATCCCCTTTACTTCTCGGATATGAGGATGGGCATGATTGCGGCTAATCTATCAACAATAATTTTTTGTTAAAACTTTAAACATAAATTTGGCTAATGTTATAGACCTGAAATGATTCAATGAGTCAACATGTTTTACTTTTAGGAATGAGAACAATATTGTTTGTACTAGTCAAAAGGTACAAGTGTGCATGTTACCTATGCAATGGCAGACGCACTCTGAAGTATTAGAAGGTGTATAACAAATAGTGGTTGTTAGGGGCTTGTCCATGAGGACGAGAAACCCTGTACGGTGGTGTTTATGGTAGTTTAGAGGATCTGCTCACATGAGATGAGAGACTTTGTATATGTGTTGGTTGCTTAGGTATAAGCATATTAATTAGGATTTATCCCTTTCTCCCCTTGGGGGAGAAGTATATATAGAAGCCTTTTGGACCAAGGATTTAGGAAATCCTCAAGGGCAGCAACCGATCTTCCATGATTAGGAGAGACTGTTTAGTATGTATTTCTGAAGGACTCATGTAGTGACTCCTTCTCATATAATCGGCGAGAGATAAAGGTACTGCGCACGTCATCTATCTCGAGGGCGAGCCCTCCATGTTCCTTAAAAAAAGGTTGATTCATTGTATCAAAAGTCCCATGAAAATAATTGTAACGCGACATGTCCAATTAATGAAGTGTCGGTAACAATATGTAAGTTTATtcaaggcttaaatgcacttttggtccctgcaAGTTAGTGAGTTTTTGATTATCGTCCTTGTAAGTGTTTTTTGTCTGAGtctctatatttcactttcgtgttcgttttagtccctaaaatcaaaatccacaGGAAAATTCGTAGAAACCAGCAGATTTTTCTACGAATTTTGGCTTTAGAGACTAAATCGCAAGCAAAAAGTAAAATATAGAGACAcagacaaaaaaaaaacttacaagaaCGAAAattaaaaactcgctaacttacatgaACCAAAAGTACATTTAAGCTTTATTGAAATATTGATTGGTATATCTCTAAGGTTGTATATTGCAATATGTAAGATGAATTAGTGTAAACATAAATCCATTA from Vicia villosa cultivar HV-30 ecotype Madison, WI linkage group LG4, Vvil1.0, whole genome shotgun sequence encodes the following:
- the LOC131598906 gene encoding serine/threonine-protein kinase WAG1-like, which produces MEEPTFLFPPPDSDLDLSFTSTTTDRTFTSSSARTSLARTSSLALSFNDRLSTASAAAGATLSSSITRRPHRSSDPNWTAIKAATNLSSDGRLHLRHIKLLRHLGSGDLGRVYLCRLRDYDGANFALKVVDKDLLTLKKSTHAETEAEILHMLDHPFLPTLYARIDVSHYSCLLIDYCPGGDLHSLLRKQPGNRFTLSAARFFAAEILVALEYLHALGVVYRDLKPENVLLREDGHVMLSDFDLCFKADVAPTFEFAANHKPHMDPTYSCFSYNISQSKSRVTAEFVAEPTAAFSRSCVGTHEYLAPELVSGYGHGNGVDWWAFGVFIYELLYGTTPFKGCNKESTLRNIASNADVKFNVAENEEVGMIEARDLIAKLLVKDPRRRLGCARGATDIKRHPFFDGIKWPLIRNYKAPEVKGLLRRKKSDSSLSCGSSKRKRGWWKRLGGVLRNKGGRFELLSNCSNNNSYYCYVNNSNKVR